In Aegilops tauschii subsp. strangulata cultivar AL8/78 chromosome 3, Aet v6.0, whole genome shotgun sequence, one genomic interval encodes:
- the LOC109780470 gene encoding salicylate/benzoate carboxyl methyltransferase-like — protein MTFRLDATSRRRHCPFRVANRALAGGEPSRLHHYLKGVGVGSVSSSKCKVEKKENLVTLRQSSNDTIVMTGVLPGSFYERLFTSGSLHLVFSSNSLHWLSKAPEDLTRNQIPAYDIDEHTRLERRPMGVIDKAKFDSFYLPVYEPSNKELREIIQDEGSFSITEMLANNPFVGLESTLVVPSRFASVTRAIFEPIIVLHFGEVMDEFVRTLERRWSREGSLQEEHTKSPRSMLAISLKKA, from the exons ATGACGTTCAGATTGGATGCCACGTCAAGGAGGAGGCACTGTCCCTTCCGCGTCGCCAATCGGGCCCTCGCCGGAGGCGAACCCTCTCGCCTCCACCACTATCTCAAAGGCGTCGGCGTCGGCAGTGTGTCTTCATCCAAATGCAAAGTTGAGAAGAAGGAG AACCTGGTCACGCTACGTCAAAGCAGCAACGATACCATTGTCATGACCGGAGTTTTACCGGGGTCGTTTTACGAGAGGCTCTTCACTAGTGGTTCCTTGCATCTTGTCTTCTCGTCCAACAGCCTGCATTGGCTCTCCAAG GCTCCTGAAGATCTAACAAGGAACCAGATCCCAGCGTATGACATTGATGAGCATACAAGGCTTGAAAGGCGTCCTATG GGTGTAATCGACAAAGCAAAGTTTGACTCTTTCTATTTGCCTGTGTATGAACCTTCCAACAAAGAGCTGAGGGAGATCATCCAAGATGAAGGTTCGTTTTCAATCACTGAGATGCTGGCGAACAATCCTTTTGTCGGTCTGGAAAGCACACTTGTGGTCCCAAGCAGGTTTGCTAGTGTGACCAGAGCCATATTTGAGCCGATAATAGTCcttcattttggagaagtcatggaTGAATTTGTGAGGACCTTGGAGCGACGCTGGAGCAGGGAAGGCAGCTTGCAAGAGGAACATACCAAAAGCCCACGATCAATGCTGGCGATATCCCTCAAGAAGGCATGA